The following coding sequences lie in one Polynucleobacter asymbioticus genomic window:
- a CDS encoding methionine aminotransferase, with the protein MRQKSHPTPVFPSRLPDVGTTVFTVMSALASKHQAINLGQGFPDFPCDRELISQVNAAMLADHNQYPPMAGITELRQGIAQKISALYGHDYDPDTEITITAGGTQGIMTAILSCVSPGDEVVIIEPAYDSYRPSIDLAGGKTVAVSLIAKRDDQGDVHSYGLPWDDLAKAINPKTRLIIINTPHNPTGMIWEKTDLDRLANLVRGSDTLILSDEVYEHMVFDGQHHASIASHPELAARSFLISSFGKTYHVTGWKIGFVAAPARMMQEFRKVHQFNVFTVNTPMQYGLAQYLQNPDHYLGLAAFYQAKRDYFRDGLKQTGLKLLPAPASYFQCVNYTKLDRPQAKMNEADFCTWLTTEIGVAAIPVSAFYAKPVESGVIRFCFAKQEQTLLAALQRLQTL; encoded by the coding sequence ATGCGCCAAAAGTCCCATCCGACCCCAGTTTTTCCAAGCCGCCTCCCAGATGTAGGGACAACGGTATTTACAGTCATGTCTGCACTCGCCTCAAAGCACCAAGCAATTAACTTAGGCCAAGGATTTCCAGACTTCCCCTGTGATCGAGAACTCATATCCCAGGTCAACGCAGCCATGCTTGCAGATCACAATCAGTATCCACCAATGGCAGGAATCACAGAATTGCGCCAAGGCATTGCCCAGAAAATCTCTGCTTTGTATGGCCATGACTACGATCCCGATACAGAGATCACTATTACTGCCGGCGGAACCCAAGGAATCATGACAGCCATATTGTCATGCGTCAGCCCAGGTGATGAGGTTGTCATTATTGAGCCAGCCTACGATAGCTATCGCCCTTCAATTGATTTAGCTGGAGGCAAAACCGTTGCAGTATCTTTAATTGCTAAGCGCGATGATCAAGGTGATGTTCATTCCTATGGACTGCCTTGGGATGATTTAGCCAAGGCAATCAATCCAAAAACACGTCTGATCATTATTAATACACCACATAATCCAACTGGCATGATTTGGGAAAAAACGGATCTAGATCGTCTGGCCAATTTAGTGAGGGGCAGTGACACCCTTATCTTGAGTGATGAGGTTTACGAGCACATGGTGTTCGATGGACAGCATCACGCTAGCATTGCAAGCCACCCTGAACTAGCAGCGCGCAGTTTTCTGATATCGAGCTTTGGTAAAACCTATCATGTCACCGGCTGGAAAATTGGCTTTGTAGCTGCACCAGCAAGGATGATGCAAGAATTTCGCAAAGTACATCAGTTCAATGTGTTTACGGTAAACACCCCGATGCAATATGGCTTAGCCCAATATCTCCAGAATCCAGACCACTATCTGGGACTGGCAGCCTTTTATCAAGCTAAACGAGATTACTTTAGAGATGGACTTAAACAAACTGGCTTGAAGTTATTGCCAGCACCAGCAAGCTATTTTCAGTGCGTTAATTACACCAAACTAGATAGACCTCAAGCGAAAATGAATGAAGCTGATTTTTGCACCTGGCTAACTACTGAAATTGGTGTAGCCGCTATTCCTGTTTCTGCTTTCTACGCAAAGCCAGTTGAATCCGGCGTAATCCGTTTTTGCTTTGCTAAGCAAGAGCAAACACTTTTGGCAGCATTACAGCGTTTACAAACACTATGA
- the yaaA gene encoding peroxide stress protein YaaA, with translation MLIVLSPAKSLDYKTPTKVKAPTLPEFVSESAKLIADLKKLSPQEVANLMGLSDQLAALNVGRYRDWSKKFTEENSKPAIYAFDGDVYDGFDVKTLDAKAIAFAQDHVRILSGLYGALRPLDLMQPYRLEMGTSLKNARGKDLYAFWGERVTDSLKKVMEQQKKPVLLNLASEEYFKVLQAKNLDCPVISPVFQDGKDGKYKIISFYAKRARGLMARYVVENRITDPIDLKGFNLDGYKYVASESKPEKPLFRRPERK, from the coding sequence ATGTTGATCGTTCTTTCACCTGCTAAATCCTTAGATTACAAAACGCCTACCAAGGTTAAGGCCCCTACATTGCCCGAGTTTGTCTCGGAATCAGCCAAGTTAATCGCTGACTTGAAGAAGCTTTCCCCTCAGGAAGTCGCCAATCTGATGGGCTTATCGGATCAGTTGGCCGCTTTGAATGTGGGGCGCTATCGCGACTGGTCTAAGAAATTTACAGAAGAAAATAGTAAGCCAGCAATTTATGCCTTTGATGGCGATGTCTACGATGGTTTTGATGTGAAGACGCTCGATGCTAAAGCGATTGCATTTGCTCAAGATCATGTTCGGATTCTGTCGGGGTTATATGGTGCTTTACGCCCCCTAGACTTAATGCAGCCTTACCGTCTAGAGATGGGTACTTCCCTGAAAAATGCCCGAGGTAAAGATTTGTACGCATTTTGGGGTGAGCGTGTGACCGATTCATTAAAGAAGGTCATGGAGCAACAAAAGAAACCGGTTCTTCTCAATTTAGCCTCTGAAGAGTATTTCAAGGTATTGCAAGCGAAGAACTTGGATTGCCCGGTGATCTCCCCGGTATTTCAAGATGGCAAGGATGGCAAATACAAAATCATTTCCTTTTATGCCAAGCGAGCAAGGGGATTAATGGCACGCTATGTCGTTGAGAATCGCATTACTGATCCGATAGATTTAAAAGGTTTCAATTTGGATGGCTATAAATATGTTGCCTCTGAATCCAAGCCAGAAAAACCGCTATTTCGACGTCCTGAAAGAAAGTAG
- a CDS encoding DUF2863 family protein, whose product MAVHRTKSSQRASPDVERLVADAISLAASGSHIEDQFWEERLNVRLMRLLKSQNQNVIDASLDQTFRINTVAFEVLADCAETLAESLVMEHEGQNWDVLLLALPIVAHTRYQIPSGALPVAVIESTASALHSSIASTDARLAIVPWLYSIDQMPHSHCQTRLLTEALATAAITASEIKLELREMSETIAVLADPRFIIAAVAAPSGTPLFRWQADAPTRQERGVSLIGWQNAMQEPIAALLPGCEFDLLLPEAYFTNCRLADKQVRPLSIRAAVNYLESTLGVLPAGLSCVVGAFGEDQADEYRISFSLKGSSEVVYGVIWPLYDRETVANDALNDLSDDESPMKRIADALRDAGVEDVFRHAMLFDPELCDDCGAPLFPDRSGDAVHAELPDDAPTQQPLFH is encoded by the coding sequence ATGGCTGTTCATCGCACTAAATCCTCGCAACGCGCCTCTCCAGATGTGGAGCGCCTAGTGGCGGACGCTATTTCATTAGCTGCTTCTGGTAGCCATATTGAAGACCAGTTTTGGGAAGAGCGCTTGAATGTTCGCTTAATGCGCCTTCTCAAAAGTCAAAATCAAAATGTCATTGATGCCTCGCTTGATCAAACGTTCCGAATTAATACTGTAGCTTTCGAGGTGCTTGCTGATTGTGCTGAGACGCTGGCTGAATCCTTGGTCATGGAGCATGAAGGTCAGAATTGGGATGTGCTGTTATTGGCCTTACCAATAGTTGCACATACCCGCTACCAAATTCCTTCGGGTGCACTTCCAGTGGCCGTTATTGAATCTACTGCCTCAGCATTGCATAGTTCAATTGCCTCGACAGATGCACGCTTAGCGATTGTTCCTTGGCTTTACAGTATTGATCAAATGCCGCACTCGCATTGCCAAACACGCTTGCTGACCGAAGCTTTGGCTACCGCTGCTATTACTGCTAGCGAGATTAAGTTAGAGCTACGAGAGATGTCAGAGACCATTGCGGTATTGGCTGATCCACGTTTTATTATTGCAGCTGTTGCAGCACCTTCAGGAACACCTCTTTTCCGTTGGCAGGCTGATGCACCAACTCGCCAAGAGCGCGGTGTGAGCTTGATTGGTTGGCAAAATGCGATGCAAGAACCGATTGCTGCACTCTTGCCTGGATGTGAATTTGATCTCTTGTTACCAGAAGCGTATTTTACAAACTGTCGCTTAGCAGATAAGCAAGTACGCCCATTAAGTATTCGGGCAGCGGTCAATTATCTTGAGAGTACTCTCGGTGTCTTGCCCGCCGGTTTGTCGTGCGTAGTTGGAGCATTTGGTGAAGATCAAGCTGATGAGTATCGAATCTCGTTTAGCTTAAAAGGCTCATCTGAAGTTGTTTATGGAGTCATATGGCCGCTCTACGATCGTGAGACTGTTGCAAACGATGCATTGAATGATTTGTCTGATGATGAAAGTCCTATGAAGCGCATTGCAGATGCGCTTCGCGATGCCGGGGTTGAAGATGTCTTCCGCCACGCCATGTTGTTTGATCCCGAACTTTGTGATGACTGTGGGGCGCCGCTGTTCCCAGATCGCTCGGGTGATGCAGTTCATGCAGAGTTACCCGATGATGCTCCAACACAGCAGCCCTTATTCCATTGA
- a CDS encoding malate dehydrogenase codes for MAKAPMRIAVTGAAGQIGYSLLFRIANGDLLGKDQPVILQLLEIPDEKAQKALTGVMMELEDCAFPLLAGMTAHSDPMTAFKDIDVALLVGARPRGPGMERKDLLSANAQIFTAQGKALNAVAKKTVKVLVVGNPANTNAYIAMKSAPDIPAKNFTAMLRLDHNRALSQLANKLNKPVADIEKLVVWGNHSPTMYPDYRFATIDGKSVKDSINDPAWNKDTFIPTVGKRGAAIIEARGLSSAASAANAAIDHIRDWVLGTNGKWVTMGIPSKGEYGIPAEVIYGYPVICENGEYKMVEGLEIDEFSRERMNHTLNELLEEQAGVKHLLS; via the coding sequence ATGGCAAAAGCCCCAATGCGTATTGCAGTCACCGGTGCAGCCGGTCAAATCGGTTATTCCCTCCTTTTTCGCATCGCCAATGGCGACTTGTTAGGCAAAGATCAGCCAGTCATCCTCCAGTTGCTAGAAATTCCAGATGAAAAGGCTCAAAAAGCCCTTACTGGCGTCATGATGGAGCTAGAAGACTGCGCTTTCCCATTGCTAGCTGGAATGACAGCCCACTCTGATCCAATGACAGCATTTAAAGATATTGACGTTGCTTTGTTAGTTGGCGCACGTCCGCGTGGACCAGGCATGGAGCGTAAAGATTTGCTCTCAGCTAACGCTCAGATTTTCACAGCTCAAGGCAAAGCCTTGAATGCCGTGGCTAAGAAGACTGTCAAAGTATTGGTTGTTGGCAATCCAGCCAATACCAATGCTTATATCGCCATGAAATCTGCTCCAGATATTCCTGCGAAGAATTTCACTGCTATGTTGCGCTTGGATCACAACCGTGCTCTCTCACAATTAGCAAACAAGCTGAACAAGCCAGTTGCTGATATCGAGAAATTGGTTGTTTGGGGTAACCACAGCCCAACAATGTACCCAGACTATCGCTTTGCGACGATTGATGGCAAGTCTGTAAAAGACAGCATCAACGATCCAGCATGGAATAAAGATACATTTATCCCAACTGTTGGCAAACGTGGCGCTGCCATCATTGAAGCACGTGGCCTTTCTTCAGCAGCCTCTGCAGCTAACGCAGCCATCGATCATATTCGTGACTGGGTTCTCGGCACTAATGGTAAGTGGGTCACAATGGGTATTCCATCCAAAGGTGAGTACGGCATTCCAGCTGAAGTCATTTATGGCTACCCAGTAATTTGCGAAAACGGCGAGTACAAAATGGTTGAAGGTTTAGAAATTGATGAGTTCTCACGTGAACGCATGAACCATACTCTGAACGAATTGCTTGAAGAGCAAGCCGGTGTTAAGCATCTCCTCTCATAA
- a CDS encoding peptidylprolyl isomerase has translation MRKIIASLFVVSSLIASAASFAGPKVEFKTTMGNFVVELDSDKAPKTTANFLNYVNSGFYNGTIFHRVIDGFMIQGGGFTSDLNQKPTNAPVASEAQNGLKNQTYTIAMARTSDPDSATAQFFINVKDNEGLNYPNAMGNGYTVFGKVISGTQTIDVIRKIPTMVASAPRMGRMADVPSKTVTIESATVLK, from the coding sequence ATGCGCAAAATCATTGCCTCCCTATTTGTGGTTTCCAGCCTGATTGCTAGTGCTGCAAGCTTTGCTGGCCCAAAGGTGGAATTCAAAACCACGATGGGTAATTTTGTTGTTGAGTTAGATTCTGATAAGGCTCCAAAAACTACTGCTAACTTTCTTAACTACGTGAATAGTGGTTTTTATAACGGCACCATTTTTCATCGCGTGATTGATGGCTTCATGATTCAGGGCGGAGGCTTTACCTCTGACTTAAATCAAAAGCCGACTAATGCACCGGTAGCTTCAGAGGCTCAAAATGGCCTCAAGAACCAGACTTATACGATTGCCATGGCTCGCACTTCTGATCCAGATTCCGCTACAGCACAGTTCTTTATTAACGTGAAAGACAATGAAGGCTTGAATTATCCAAATGCGATGGGTAATGGCTATACCGTATTCGGTAAAGTCATTTCTGGGACTCAAACTATAGATGTCATTCGTAAAATCCCCACGATGGTTGCATCAGCACCAAGGATGGGTCGTATGGCCGATGTGCCTAGCAAGACAGTCACTATTGAATCCGCTACTGTTCTAAAGTAA
- a CDS encoding DUF3429 domain-containing protein, with translation MNPLPPLVRKLAYAGLIPFIGLALMVQLAPTPLNYLSAESLAGYGAVITAFMGALHWGANLHTLGKAPPGDRWEDRNAWIWGVIPALVAWVALHVYIPVGLVILASALVIQRNIDKETYQYYFSSEEAFSAFMTMRNRLTIVSAGCLIWAALVILFVQN, from the coding sequence GTGAACCCATTACCACCTCTAGTTCGTAAATTAGCCTATGCAGGCCTAATACCTTTTATCGGCCTAGCCTTAATGGTGCAATTGGCACCAACCCCACTGAATTATTTAAGCGCTGAGTCGCTGGCAGGTTACGGTGCAGTGATTACTGCATTTATGGGTGCATTACATTGGGGTGCTAACTTACATACATTGGGTAAAGCGCCACCTGGGGATCGCTGGGAAGATCGCAATGCCTGGATCTGGGGCGTAATACCAGCGCTAGTGGCTTGGGTGGCATTACATGTATATATACCAGTGGGCCTGGTGATCCTTGCTTCAGCATTGGTAATTCAACGCAATATCGATAAAGAAACATATCAATACTATTTTTCGAGCGAAGAGGCATTCAGCGCATTTATGACTATGCGAAATCGACTCACGATCGTTTCTGCTGGATGCTTAATTTGGGCCGCTCTCGTTATTTTGTTTGTGCAGAATTAA
- a CDS encoding replication-associated recombination protein A translates to MGNLFDQAPPPPLAEALRPKNIEEVIGQTHLLAAGKLLNLAFASGKPHSMILWGPPGVGKTTLARLSAKAFDREFIAISAVLAGVKEIREAIEQAQQSMSQYGRQTILFVDEIHRFNKSQQDALLPHVESGLFTFIGATTENPSFEVNSALLSRAQVYVLKSLGSVELKKLFDRAHAFAMPEIEFESAAIENLISHADGDARRLLNLVEQVRNAVSTPSTQIQKVDQQFIENALTVQARRFDKGGDHFYDQISALHKSVRGSNPDAALYWFCRMLDGGADPRYLARRIIRMAWEDIGLADPRAMQLANDAAQTFERLGSPEGELALGQAVVYLAIAAKSNASYKAYNAARAYVANDQSKPVPNHLRNAPTKLMKELGHGKEYRYAHDEPHAYAAGESYLPEGMAEPHWYEPVDRGLESQIAEKMAFLRKLDAESNKK, encoded by the coding sequence ATGGGCAATTTATTTGATCAAGCGCCTCCGCCACCACTAGCGGAAGCCTTGCGCCCAAAAAATATTGAAGAAGTTATTGGGCAAACACATCTTCTGGCCGCAGGCAAACTACTCAATCTTGCTTTTGCCTCCGGTAAGCCCCACTCGATGATTCTGTGGGGTCCGCCAGGAGTTGGTAAAACTACCTTAGCGAGACTTTCAGCCAAGGCCTTTGATCGAGAGTTTATAGCGATATCAGCCGTTCTTGCCGGAGTAAAAGAAATTCGCGAAGCGATTGAGCAAGCCCAACAGAGTATGTCTCAATATGGTCGACAAACCATCCTATTTGTCGATGAAATCCATCGTTTTAATAAGAGTCAACAAGATGCTTTATTACCGCATGTTGAGTCCGGCTTATTTACCTTTATTGGCGCCACCACCGAGAACCCCTCATTTGAGGTGAACTCAGCCCTACTCTCACGTGCACAAGTCTATGTACTGAAATCATTAGGCTCTGTAGAGCTGAAAAAATTATTTGATCGTGCACATGCATTTGCAATGCCTGAAATTGAGTTTGAATCAGCAGCCATTGAAAACCTGATCTCTCATGCGGATGGTGATGCCAGGAGATTACTCAATCTAGTTGAGCAAGTGCGTAATGCCGTCTCAACACCGAGCACTCAAATTCAAAAAGTAGACCAGCAGTTCATTGAAAATGCCTTAACTGTTCAAGCTCGGCGTTTTGATAAGGGCGGTGACCACTTCTACGATCAAATTTCTGCCCTACACAAATCGGTACGTGGCTCCAATCCAGATGCAGCCTTGTATTGGTTTTGCAGAATGCTAGATGGTGGTGCAGACCCCCGCTATCTCGCTAGAAGAATTATTCGCATGGCCTGGGAGGACATTGGACTTGCCGATCCTAGAGCAATGCAGTTGGCAAATGATGCAGCACAAACCTTTGAGCGACTTGGCTCACCCGAGGGCGAGTTAGCGCTTGGACAAGCAGTCGTGTATTTAGCTATCGCCGCTAAAAGCAATGCCAGCTATAAGGCGTATAACGCAGCAAGGGCTTATGTTGCCAATGATCAGAGCAAGCCAGTCCCAAATCATTTACGCAACGCTCCTACCAAACTCATGAAAGAGTTAGGGCATGGCAAAGAGTATCGCTATGCGCACGATGAACCTCATGCCTATGCCGCTGGTGAGTCCTACCTCCCAGAAGGAATGGCAGAGCCACATTGGTATGAGCCAGTTGATCGGGGTCTTGAGAGTCAAATTGCGGAGAAGATGGCTTTCTTACGCAAGCTAGATGCGGAATCCAATAAAAAATGA
- a CDS encoding 3-hydroxybutyryl-CoA dehydrogenase gives MKIQSIGVIGAGTMGNGIAQVCAVAGLDVVMVDISDAAVERGLSQISKSLDRLVKKETLTAEGKDAALKRIKGSTSYGDLKGLQLVIEAATENQAIKEKILKQVDEIVSKETIIATNTSSLSITKLAALDSDPSRFIGMHFFNPPPMMALVEVIRGLQTSDATHAAIIEMAKRIGKEPITVKNSPGFVVNRILLPMINEAFFVLHEGLASPEDIDAGMKLGCNQPIGPLALADLIGLDTCLAVMEVYFENFSDSKYRPCPLLREMVAAGYLGRKTGRGVYTYDQ, from the coding sequence ATGAAGATTCAATCAATCGGAGTGATTGGTGCCGGCACGATGGGAAATGGTATTGCACAAGTTTGCGCAGTTGCCGGTCTTGATGTTGTCATGGTTGATATTAGTGATGCTGCTGTTGAACGCGGCTTAAGTCAGATTAGTAAAAGCCTAGATCGACTAGTCAAAAAAGAAACTCTGACAGCTGAAGGTAAAGATGCTGCACTCAAGCGCATCAAAGGGAGCACTTCCTATGGTGACTTAAAAGGACTGCAATTAGTCATTGAAGCCGCCACTGAGAATCAAGCCATCAAAGAAAAGATCCTCAAGCAGGTTGATGAGATCGTTAGCAAAGAAACCATTATTGCTACAAATACATCGTCACTCTCCATCACCAAGCTTGCGGCCTTAGATTCTGATCCAAGCCGTTTCATTGGCATGCATTTTTTCAATCCGCCACCGATGATGGCATTGGTAGAGGTCATTCGAGGCTTACAAACCTCTGATGCAACCCATGCCGCCATTATTGAAATGGCAAAACGTATTGGCAAAGAGCCCATCACCGTCAAAAACTCTCCCGGATTTGTGGTCAACCGTATTTTGTTGCCAATGATTAATGAAGCCTTCTTTGTTCTGCATGAAGGTCTTGCCAGCCCAGAAGATATTGATGCTGGTATGAAGTTGGGCTGCAATCAACCGATTGGTCCACTCGCCTTGGCTGACTTAATTGGGCTTGATACCTGCCTTGCGGTCATGGAAGTCTATTTTGAGAACTTCAGCGACTCAAAGTATCGCCCTTGCCCACTCCTTCGCGAGATGGTTGCCGCTGGCTACCTCGGTCGTAAAACTGGTCGTGGCGTCTACACCTACGATCAGTAA
- a CDS encoding 2-hydroxychromene-2-carboxylate isomerase yields MMSEHTTTKTIKGTLYYDIISPFSYFYIQQRHRLEKRIEIEPVPILLGGLFRATDNRGPGEVEVKRPHTYQYCVWLAEKLGLPFRFPEHHPFLTVAAQRLLAQESAQWEMVERAFEYVWVEGKDPNLSWPEFCQYLGLAADTAKPDAPEIKAKLISNTEKAKADGAFGVPTLVINGHAFWGVDTIEWALDYLDRPEMFEEAAYRYAGQVPSGL; encoded by the coding sequence ATGATGTCAGAGCACACTACTACAAAGACAATCAAAGGGACGCTTTATTACGACATCATTTCTCCATTCTCGTATTTTTATATTCAGCAACGCCATCGCCTTGAAAAACGGATAGAAATAGAGCCTGTACCAATTTTATTGGGCGGCCTTTTTCGTGCTACTGATAATCGCGGTCCCGGGGAGGTTGAAGTCAAACGTCCTCACACCTACCAATATTGTGTATGGCTCGCTGAAAAATTAGGTCTACCGTTTCGCTTTCCAGAACACCATCCCTTTCTCACAGTTGCAGCTCAGCGTTTGCTAGCTCAAGAAAGCGCTCAATGGGAAATGGTAGAGCGTGCATTTGAGTATGTTTGGGTAGAAGGCAAAGATCCCAATTTATCTTGGCCAGAGTTTTGTCAGTACCTAGGCTTAGCAGCAGATACCGCAAAACCAGATGCGCCAGAGATTAAGGCGAAACTGATCAGCAATACTGAAAAAGCAAAAGCAGATGGCGCATTTGGCGTCCCGACACTAGTCATAAATGGGCATGCCTTTTGGGGAGTCGACACCATTGAGTGGGCCCTAGATTATCTAGATAGGCCAGAGATGTTTGAAGAAGCGGCTTATCGCTATGCTGGACAAGTGCCTTCTGGGCTTTGA
- a CDS encoding glutathione binding-like protein, which produces MIDVYSWPTPNGHKVHIMLEECGYQLGKDWIAHPIDIGAGDQFKADFLAISPNNKIPAITDPNGPDGKPIHLFESGAILLYLASKTGKFLPKSTRGKYEVLQWLMFQMGGLGPLLGQNHHFRIYAPEKIEYAINRYTNEAKRLYGVIDHQLKDNPYIAGKSYSIADIAIFPWTRNWKNQGIDINEFPHFKRWFEMIGERPAVKRGVEVLTALRKPLHDDKAREQLFGSSQYQKRK; this is translated from the coding sequence ATCATTGATGTGTACAGTTGGCCAACACCAAATGGCCATAAGGTTCACATCATGCTTGAAGAATGTGGCTATCAATTAGGTAAAGATTGGATTGCCCATCCAATTGACATTGGCGCTGGTGATCAATTCAAGGCTGATTTCTTAGCTATCAGTCCGAACAACAAGATTCCAGCAATCACAGACCCGAATGGCCCAGACGGTAAACCCATCCATCTCTTCGAGTCTGGCGCAATCCTCCTCTACTTAGCCTCTAAAACAGGGAAGTTTTTACCCAAATCTACCCGGGGTAAATATGAAGTACTGCAATGGCTCATGTTCCAGATGGGTGGCCTAGGCCCGCTTTTAGGACAAAACCACCATTTTCGGATTTATGCGCCTGAAAAGATTGAGTACGCAATCAATCGCTACACTAATGAAGCTAAGCGCTTATACGGGGTGATCGATCATCAACTGAAAGATAATCCATATATTGCTGGAAAAAGTTACTCCATCGCCGATATTGCTATTTTTCCTTGGACACGAAACTGGAAAAACCAGGGTATTGATATCAACGAATTTCCACACTTCAAGCGCTGGTTTGAAATGATTGGTGAGCGCCCTGCCGTGAAGCGCGGCGTTGAAGTATTAACTGCATTACGTAAGCCCTTGCATGATGACAAAGCAAGAGAACAATTATTTGGTTCATCACAGTATCAAAAAAGGAAATAA